In a genomic window of Ipomoea triloba cultivar NCNSP0323 chromosome 3, ASM357664v1:
- the LOC116012414 gene encoding uncharacterized protein LOC116012414, with protein MEDAMNFNNSEKSIMKFDHFKSFTMLFRLIELCFGLVWLSWTSTRLPLLIQISCDYLRLAFSFIISPLFIFLLGNFIVLTLLLKSGRLSGQSPITCHAEETKIYNSLIQKSHNDYSMKVASGNSETVTEPAEIVYQDKQTVSETTALVAPNLEASRTTGFNPRVPLKRTRSDELTVEKSGEESCGKLQRTVTEKCRKVTDPSNAPTETSLDVENLSNEEFQRAIEAFIAKQIKFHQEEKLDIVLQSS; from the coding sequence ATGGAGGACGCTATGAATTTCAACAACTCTGAAAAATCGATCATGAAATTTGACCATTTCAAAAGCTTCACCATGCTTTTTCGGCTGATCGAGCTCTGTTTCGGCCTGGTTTGGCTCTCCTGGACCTCCACTCGCTTGCCTCTTCTCATTCAAATCTCCTGCGACTATTTGCGTTTAGCCTTTTCCTTTATCATCAGTCCGCTCTTCATTTTCCTTCTCGGAAACTTCATCGTCCTCACTCTGCTCCTCAAATCCGGCCGCCTCTCCGGCCAATCTCCTATCACCTGCCACGCCGAGGAGACTAAAATCTACAACTCGCTCATCCAAAAGAGTCACAACGACTATTCCATGAAAGTCGCCTCTGGAAACTCCGAAACGGTTACGGAACCGGCGGAGATCGTGTACCAGGACAAGCAAACGGTTTCCGAAACCACCGCTCTCGTCGCTCCTAATCTCGAAGCTTCCCGAACGACCGGTTTTAACCCGAGAGTTCCGTTGAAGCGGACTCGATCTGACGAGTTAACCGTAGAGAAATCGGGAGAGGAGAGTTGCGGAAAGCTGCAGCGAACGGTGACGGAGAAATGCCGGAAAGTGACAGATCCGAGTAACGCTCCGACGGAGACGTCACTGGATGTTGAAAATCTGAGCAATGAGGAGTTCCAGAGAGCCATAGAGGCCTTCATTGCTAAGCAAATTAAGTTTCATCAGGAAGAGAAGTTGGATATTGTTCTTCAATCTTCGTAG